The sequence below is a genomic window from Rattus rattus isolate New Zealand chromosome 3, Rrattus_CSIRO_v1, whole genome shotgun sequence.
ATtagccatacacacacaaatatgtatttataatatatattatttaaacagtgtatatatatgtgtgtatatatacacatgtttatCCATACCGttagttttaaaattgtttatatattAAGTAATATTCTTCTGATATAGTGTTTTCACCAGATTTATGAATCTGCAAAAACCATTCTTAATAAATATTAAGAGTAGCTACGATTTTTTTCagtaatatttaattttgtgaGTTTTCCTGTACAGGTGTTTAAAATAAACAGGAAGAAGTTGTTTACTTCTTCAGTAACCCACCATATTTATTAAAGGTATCTTGATTCGCTAAATGTCAATATCACCACACATGTCATCTATTCATATTTTGATGCTTTAATGGGGGCGTAAGCACTAACAATCACTACtcataaaattaaacacatatttttggtggtttgacaaatgctttccattgtaaatttaaaacactttaaaaaaatcccaaCGGTTACATAATACTGATTTGAGTTCAACCTTTATCAGATTTTCCACTTTATCCTGCAAGAGAACATTGAGAAAACAAACCACTTTGCTAGCAGACTTGTTAATTCGATAaagaacattggaagaaggaaactaTTATTTATGCACACAATTCTGCAGTCATCACCACAAAACGTTTGGAAAATCGTTGAGGTAAGAACCTAACTAAATAAGATGTTGGTCCGTTAACTATTCTGACAGTATTTAGAGGCTGAGTGGTTTAGTtttaacccccctcccccactcataCGTCTGCAAAACCTTAAAAACACATTAGACAATACATTAGCAATATTCAAAAAGCACGACCCGTTCTGAAGAACAGAAAATCTCTAGCACAGAGACACCACACAATAAGAAGTGGATTCCCTTGGAGGTAAGAATCAATTCGCTTGCAACTGCTAAGgagctttctctttcttctttggtgGAGAATCTATTCTATTCGGATTCTCCACTccattttctgtgccttttctcGACCTGGACCGTCTCTTCCTCCCACAGACATGAAGATTCGCATCTTCTAACCATCTCTGAAGCCAGACGGTCGTCAAGGTCCATGTTATGTACACCTGGATACTGCAACTCGAGGACAAAACAGCGATTTTAGCTGCCAACACATTGACATTACCAGAGAGAGCATTTCCATTCCGATTTGTCCCGGCCAAGTGAAGCCCTACTGTAACCACCGAGACAATCAGTGTCACGAGTCTCCCGGATATAAACACGATAGGCCACAAAGACAACCCTTTCTGGTACCGCTCGTCGCCAAAGTAGAGCAGGCTGCACACGCTGGAGAGGAGCTCGACAGCATAGTGCAGCATCAGAAGCAGCAGGCCCAGGTGGTTCAAGTACAAGAGATAGGCCCCTCCAATGTGGAAGAGGTGGAGGCCAATGTAGATGAGTTGACCCGGGATATCTTGTTTCCTGACTTTCTGGAAGTAGAGCTCCGGGAAACTATGAAACCAGTAAGCCAACTGTGAGATGTAGAAAAATTTCATCTGAAATGTCATCATGTTGTGGGGCTGAGACTTCCACAATAGAGTGGGGTCTGACAGGcagttctcagaggccagaatGATCATACCCCAGATACCAGACACTATGTAGAACACACTCAGCTGCCCGGCCTCattcaatttgttttgtttgcctttggtGAGCTGCAGTCTCCGGCTGAGCTTATCTAGCACGTACTCCTGAATGGTGGCGTGGATGATGATGGCcaccagcatgtagaagaacactgTGGCCAGATCTTTGACCCCATAATGGTACAGGGTCCTGGACCCCGAGGGTAGCCCTTCCGCTGGGACAACGACTCCATGCTGCAGGGTGAGGAACACAATCGACATCTCGGCCGTGCCCTCGAACATAAGTCCCAGCACGAAGAACATGCCCACGCAGGAGACCATATCCGCGTGGTTCTGCACCATGAATTCGTGGCTCAGCACCGGGGGGTTCCTGGCGTTCTTCTTGCGGAGCCCCATGCCGCGGTACTCACCGGTACTCACCGGCCGCCACCGCTGATCACTGCGCCGCTCCCAGCGCCGGGCTCCCCATCCCCGCCCGTCTGCCGCCCAGGGTCGCAGCCGCTGCCGACCGATCAATCAAAGGCTGGGGCCGCGTAGGCCGAGCATGCGCACAGGGGctgcagaggcagggaaggaaatcGAGCGCCGCGCCCCTGCCCCGCAGGCCCGGGTGCGAGCGCGGATTTGCCGCACCGATCGCCGCCGCCGCCCACCCGCGGGAGCCGGAGGGGCTTCCCAGGAACTGGGAGATCTGGTGCCACTGTCATTACCATTGCCATCATCACCATAGCAACACAGCAGCGAGCACCCTGGTGCTCTCTACTGATCTCTTAGGAATCTCACCTTCCCTTAAGGAGCTGATGCTGTGGAAatcaaatttctctctctctctctctctctctctctctctctctctctctctctctctctctctctctctctctctctctcgtgtgtgtgtgtgtgtgtgtgtgtgtgtgtgtgcacgcgcgcctCCCTCCGTCCTCTTCAaccgctccccccacccccacctctttgTGACACACAAACTGAGGCAGGAGCTCCTAACACCCAGACTGTCATTATCACATGTTTAGTAAATGCCAGTACCCACGATTTAAATCCTGCGTGGAACCAGAGTATTTTCAGCACTGTGTTGTGCTGTCTCTGTTAAATCAGTCAAACCTGGCAACACATCCGTGCGAAGGAGCAGTTTCGAAAATTAttctattaggaaaaaaaaatggctgtggaGGTGCtaggtaattattttaaaaatctgcaagGCAGTGGGAAGCAGAGATCTAGCAGGTCTTGGGTCCTTTGGCTACAAAACAAGACTTCACTCGGACAGATAGGAAACTCAGAGCTCATCTGTCTCTGTGTAATGTTTGTAGCTTATGTTCAAATTCACTTTAAAGAAAAGCAATGCTACTGGCTTTGTTAACAGAAGTTTTATGATACTTTTCAAATATCACTTCTAATGGGGAGTAAATTTCTTGTCCTTCATCTGTCATATGAGTGTAAGATCCTTACAGATAGGAATGATGATCGAAAGTATGAAATATGCACTTCAGTAGATGCTACAGGACTTTTTATAACACATTTACCGTTAGAGCTGAGCTTCACCATGCTTCTTCGGTTCTCTGCATGGAATAACTGAGTGTAAAAAGAAACTTGTTTACGTAGCTTGAAGATTTTGAACCATATATTCCTCTAATGGAAGGCATCTTGCATTTTCCAGAGGAAAATACAGTTTGTAACGGGAAGTGTTCttgaattaaggaaaaaatacattttttgtaaTAAGAATTCTCTATTTTCCAAGTGATTCTTCATTGgataattcactttttttttttttttacagatcaCCATTctgacttttctttgtttatcCATGCTCAATAATTGAATTTGAAAATTCCACAGTGAGAGCAATTTAAGATTTAATGGCCAAGGAATTAGAAATAAACACACGCCTGAGCTGGGCTTGTAAGGACTCACAGGGACTGAAAGTCACAGGGAATGCATgggtctgcatcaggtcctctaCATGGTTGCTATGGAGATTTAGGGTGGGGCTTTTActggactcctaacaatgggagtaGAGGTGTCATTGACTCTTACGATGATTGA
It includes:
- the Tram1l1 gene encoding translocating chain-associated membrane protein 1-like 1, with the protein product MGLRKKNARNPPVLSHEFMVQNHADMVSCVGMFFVLGLMFEGTAEMSIVFLTLQHGVVVPAEGLPSGSRTLYHYGVKDLATVFFYMLVAIIIHATIQEYVLDKLSRRLQLTKGKQNKLNEAGQLSVFYIVSGIWGMIILASENCLSDPTLLWKSQPHNMMTFQMKFFYISQLAYWFHSFPELYFQKVRKQDIPGQLIYIGLHLFHIGGAYLLYLNHLGLLLLMLHYAVELLSSVCSLLYFGDERYQKGLSLWPIVFISGRLVTLIVSVVTVGLHLAGTNRNGNALSGNVNVLAAKIAVLSSSCSIQVYITWTLTTVWLQRWLEDANLHVCGRKRRSRSRKGTENGVENPNRIDSPPKKKEKAP